The Deltaproteobacteria bacterium region CTGAGCGATGGCCACGCTGCTCGTGCTCGCCGAGTTCCGCTGCTCCGAGGCGGGCGACGTCGAGATGCGACGGCACCTCGGGCGTACGCTCGCGGAGGTGCGCGCGGTGCCGGGCTGCCTCCAGGCCGGCGTCTGGGAGCGGCCGGCCGAGCGGCGCTACCTGTTCACGACCTTCTGGAGCGACGCCGAAGCCGTCGGCCGCTGGGTGGAGAACGAGTTCCATCGCGACATCCTGATGCCGGGCTTCCGC contains the following coding sequences:
- a CDS encoding antibiotic biosynthesis monooxygenase; the encoded protein is MATLLVLAEFRCSEAGDVEMRRHLGRTLAEVRAVPGCLQAGVWERPAERRYLFTTFWSDAEAVGRWVENEFHRDILMPGFRRWCTEGSFSELALATDHDRVRKCAACGRWTPARPGWSEQGPTTCRQCGAALAPSSP